Part of the Cohnella candidum genome, GACATGCTGGAGCAGATGACCGGCCATGCGGAGCGCGTACTGCAGCTGCTCGGCCTGCCTTACCGGGTGCTGCTGCTTTGCACGGGAGACATGGGCTTCGGCTCCACGAAGACCTACGACCTCGAAGTGTGGATTCCGAGCGCCGGCGTGTACCGCGAAATCTCTTCCTGCTCGAACATGGGAGATTTCCAGGCACGGCGCGCGGGCATCCGCTATCGTCCGGAAGCGGGCGCGAAGCCGGAATTCGTGCATACGCTGAACGGATCGGGACTGGCCGTCGGCCGCACCGTCGCGGCGCTGATCGAAAATTACCAGAACGCCGACGGAACGGTGACCATTCCCGAAGCGCTCCGTCCGTATATGGGCGGTAACGAGGTAATCGGTCCCAGGGGTTGATGCGAGATTCGGGCATGTGATATGATTACGGGGCAGATTTCGCCTGTTTGGGCTTGATCTGCCCATATCATGGAGAGGTACCGAAGCGGTCATAACGGGGCGGTCTTGAAAACCGTTAGGGTGCAAGCCCACGTGGGTTCGAATCCCACCCTCTCCGCCAAACGACGTATTCCGTTCAGGACGCAAGTGGGTTCGAACGGGCCGTGAAGCAAACATGCCGGGGGCATGTTTGTAGGCCCCGGAATTCGAATCCCACCCTCTCCGCCATAACAACGTATATTAGCGAACCGATCCGCGCTGCGGGTCGGTTTTTTGCGTATGCCGCCAAATGCATAAGAAGAGCGCGCCGAGCCAACCTAACAGGGCGGAGGTGCTGACATGTCAACCCAAGACGAATTGACCGTCCCTCAGGAACAACTGGCCGAAGCGTGGAGGCAGGTGCTTCCCGAACGGCTTCACGGCGGCGACCGGGCGGAGATTATGGCCGACGAAGCCGACCCGAAGGCGCTGCGCGTCCATATCCGGACCGCGGGCCACCAGATGATGGAGTTCGATTTTGCCGTCCGTTACGTCGACAGCCGCGAAATCGACATTCAGCTCACGGACGCCGAAAGAGACGGGCAGACCGTGGACGAACGGAACGACGTGATGCAGGCGCTGATCCAAGACTATCGCCGTCACCTGCATGAGTGCGCCCAGGCGCTGCACGACGTAACCCATGCGTAACGAGGAGGGACATCCGCATGTCGAACGCGAACGGGATGGCCGATAAAAACCTGAGCAACGTCGTGGAGGACCTGGCCAAAAGCCCGGTGAACTCCCACCAGGCTCAGCAGCAACAGCAGGACAGCAATGACCGGCGCCACCAGGCGGCGTTGAACCATGATCATACTCCCGATAGGGACCATCCCAAAACGACCTGACCGAACCCGATAAGGAGGCATTAGCTATGAAACCGAGAGTGCAGTCTGTCGCCCAACCCGGCGAAGGAGAAGCGGGCGGGGGCAACCGCGAGCAGCGCAGCCGGACGCCGACGGAACCGTTGTCCGGGTCCAAAAAAGTCAAAAACCGCAACCATTCTCGTCATAATAACGGAGAAGGCTGATCGGACCCGGCGAACGCCGGGTTTTTCTTATCCGAAATTTTAAGTGTGCAAAAAGTGACACAGATGTTGCCGGCTTGGTATGATAGAAGAAAAGGTACAAAGCACTGAGGAGGCAGATCGATGACCAAGAAAAACAAACCGATTCCCCCGCGCCCCCCGACAGCCGCAGCCAAGGCCGCTATGGCCGCCAAGCACAGCAGCCTTACCCCGTTCGAAATCGTCAGGCGAATCTTCTTCATCATGCTGGGCGCCATTCTGGTCGCTTTCGCACTCGAAACGTTCCTCATCAACAACTCCATCATCGACGGAGGCATTACCGGCATTTCCATCATGTCCTCGTATTTGAGCCATGTGCCGGTCGGCATTTTCCTCTTCGTACTGAACCTTCCTTTTCTCCTGGTCGGATACAAAACCATCGGCAAGACGTTTGCCCTGTCCAC contains:
- a CDS encoding small acid-soluble spore protein P; translated protein: MKPRVQSVAQPGEGEAGGGNREQRSRTPTEPLSGSKKVKNRNHSRHNNGEG